From Microplitis mediator isolate UGA2020A chromosome 11, iyMicMedi2.1, whole genome shotgun sequence, one genomic window encodes:
- the LOC130677508 gene encoding tyrosine-protein phosphatase 69D-like isoform X2 — MLRIRVSMASVSVFLFLCYVIRIVSTNELNETTTKITEVVETQNVPFASIEIEASQQLDGIEAGSTPSFICKLSEPSHIWWTFSDKNVTTINESDYRARFDLKIASRKDSGNYTCKAKTYGGELLEKTISIRVVEPGKTEATQDIWVNATAPVILTCHIYGFPLRNFTWIKGNNSESIEDLKEQTHVTKVNETYYVSMLNFTRVYRNDNGTYSCLAYDFNSLVVGLRNLFVVDVPQVNIDFIKAVGADKIYLNWTVNDGNKPILHYNVKFRNNVTNDIVYYRERIDGINKSYVLKGFDKATTYQISIEATNEVGVSQVYTDQRLITTLTEDPVFVPTGIVKGITEGSITLGWTPPPPALKEHVHYYNLMIIHENEKKEAVHHAQSGFKEHAFTDLRPATTYQFKIAACSYYTQQCGNWSAEINGTTMDGVCSAPQNFTVSCHYDKLTRTSFVSLTWAPPAILNGVITRYQLDLSGISHYRDDRSRYQIDRWGPFSHNTRENDHSWEFRSVPSNTNYTARIYGVTRVKTPGKEAIGNCTMPGTIPDRDDLNARSWRKIENEGRHLFKINLPRISERNGPICCYRVFLVKLAPYKTWADLPPPEELEINSYHYAHMSPAGGAYVAEMFDTDHLISEIFLGDGHTNYNGSSACNNCIGLRPKPSPSLRLIPEVPILINITSLPATTTTTTTMTTSTTTSTTPATTTTTTTITTTTTAKAETTTTLTQTTLSTNSNLNLNTITNQLESLTTVATRRKRDNSVGDNMLIENTQDSGQYFPIDGFLDEQSNYTAFIEVTVYGGQDGQVIPAYSGYLNTLFGGLEPRAMVTEQGGPLGVILQVSVALILIVIILLVALCALHRYTKRAEQNGEENINLRNSIRSLRGRHQLVAASPPDMPPIPKNELLQAYVERHRDSDYGFQHEFELLPDRFTDRTTRGSEARENLYKNRYPDIKSYDQTRVRLSLIDGIIGSDYINANFVLGYKERKKFICAQGPMDNTVCDYWRMIWEQHLELILMLTNLEEYSKTKCAKYWPDKDETKNFGDITVEHVRQRPFSDYVVRELKMTKVGERDSRTIVQYHFLVWKDFMAPEHPHAILKFIKRINEAYSLEKGPILVHCSAGVGRTGTLVALDSLLQQLADEGQVSIFNTVCDLRHQRNFLVQSLKQYIFIYRSLMEMATYGDTEIPLGQLKATVEKLRQKENGKDKSRMEEEYDDLVTQTQKISSVLEERKSFSVGSGDENRIKNRSELVIPYDRNRVILTPIPGREHSTYINASFIEGYDNFESFIITQDPLESTIADFWRMISEQCISTIVMLSDLNEGARKCPRYWPEDEAVYEHIRVSYIQSESCPYYTRRELCVANTKTDETTVVTQYQYHGWPTVEGEVPEVTRGLIELVDQTTSTDVETTVPIVVHCSFGSDRSSMFVALSILVQQLKTEKRVDVFTTTKKLRSQRHGMISSYAQYDFLHRAIMNYADLHNLTEDLSNS, encoded by the exons ATGTTACGGATTCGCGTGTCGATGGCGAGTGTTTCTGTGTTTTTATTCTTGTGTTATGTCATCAGAATTGTTTCCACAAATGAGCTCAATGAAACCA ccACTAAGATAACGGAAGTTGTTGAAACGCAAAATGTACCATTTGCTAGCATAGAAATAGAAGCATCACAACAATTGGACGGTATTGAAGCTGGTAGTACACCTTCTTTTATATGTAAACTTAGTGAACCTAGTCATATTTGGTGGACATTTAGTGATAAAAATGTTACGACAATTAATGAGTCTGACTACAGAGCGAGGTTTGATTTGAAAATTGCAAGTAGAAAAGATTCGGGTAATTATACTTGCAAAGCTAAGACTTATGGTGGGGAACTgttagaaaaaacaatttctatCAGAGTTGTAG aaccCGGTAAAACTGAAGCAACTCAGGATATTTGGGTAAATGCAACAGCCCCAGTAATTTTAACCTGTCATATTTATGGTTTTCCTCTCCGTAATTTCACTTGGATAAAAGGAAATAATTCCGAGAGTATCGAAGATCTGAAGGAGCAGACACACGTGACGAAAGTCAATGAAACTTATTATGTTTCGATGTTAAATTTTACACGCGTGTACAGAAATGACAACGGAACGTACTCGTGTTTGGCTTACGATTTTAATAGTTTAGTAGTAGGTCTGAGAAATCTTTTTGTCGTTGACGTGCCTCAAGTAAACATTGACTTTATAAAAGCTGTTGGTGCTGATAAAATATACCTTAATTGGACAGTTAATGATGGCAATAAGCCGATATTACACTACAATGTTAAGTTTAGAAATAATGTAACAAATGATATTGTTTATTATCGTGAAAGAATTGACGGTATTAATAAGAGTTATGTACTTAAAGGTTTTGATAAAGCAACGACTTATCAAATAAGTATTGAAGCTACTAATGAAGTAGGTGTATCTCAAGTCTATACTGACCAACGATTGATAACGACCTTGACAGAGGATCCAGTGTTCGTACCCACAGGTATTGTCAAAGGTATCACTGAAGGCTCAATAACCCTGGGTTGGACTCCACCTCCACCGGCGCTAAAAGAACACGTCCATTATTACAATCTCATGATTATTCATGagaacgaaaaaaaagaagCTGTACATCACGCGCAGTCGGGATTTAAAGAACATGCGTTCACAGATCTCAGACCAGCAACAACATATCAATTCAAAATAGCGGCTTGCAGTTATTACACTCAGCAATGTGGTAATTGGAGCGCCGAAATAAATGGGACTACTATGGATGGTGTTTGCAGTGCGCCGCAAAATTTTACAGTATCCTGTCACTATGACAAATTAACCCGTACAAGTTTTGTCTCGTTAACTTGGGCTCCACCGGCTATTTTAAATGGAGTTATCACACGTTATCAGTTAGATTTGTCGGGGATTTCACACTATCGTGATGATCGTTCAAGATATCAGATAGATCGTTGGGGTCCATTTAGTCACAACACCCGAGAGAATGATCATAGCTGGGAATTTCGAAGTGTACCGTCTAATACAAATTATACTGCGCGTATTTATGGAGTGACTAGAGTTAAAACACCGGGTAAAGAAGCTATTGGTAACTGTACGATGCCAGGAACGATACCAGACCGTGATGATTTGAATGCACGAAGTTGgcgtaaaattgaaaatgaagGGAGAcatttatttaagataaatcTTCCTCGTATATCTGAAAGAAACGGCCCAATTTGTTGTTACCGTGTATTTTTAGTAAAACTCGCGCCTTATAAAACTTGGGCAGATCTTCCGCCGCCAGAAGAACTGGAAATAAATTCATATCATTATGCTCACATGTCCCCGGCGGGGGGTGCGTACGTTGCCGAGATGTTCGACACTGACCATTTGATAtcggaaatttttcttggtgACGGTCATACTAATTATAATGGAAGCTCTGCTTGCAATAATTGTATTGGATTACGTCCCAAACCTTCGCCATCATTACGTCTTATTCCTGAAGTGCcaatacttataaatataaccaGTTTGCCTGCAACTACTACCACCACAACGACCATGACTACTTCTACGACGACTTCTACGACACCAGCaacgacaacaacaacaactacGATCACCACTACTACAACTGCTAAAGCTGAGACGACAACTACATTAACTCAGACAACTCTATcaacaaatagtaatttaaatttaaatacaattacaAATCAATTGGAAAGTTTAACGACAGTTGCTACTAGACGTAAACGTGATAATTCTGTTGGTGATAATATGCTAATTGAAAATACTCAAGATTCTGGACAATATTTTCCGATTGATGGTTTTCTTGATGAACAGTCAAATTATACGGCGTTTATTGAAGTGACTG ttTACGGTGGCCAAGACGGGCAAGTAATACCAGCGTACAGTggatatttaaatacattattCGGAGGCTTAGAACCTCGTGCTATGGTAACTGAACAGGGAGGTCCACTTGGAGTAATACTTCAAGTATCCGTTGCACTGATACTTATTGTTATAATTCTCCTAGTCGCGCTGTGTGCCCTTCACAGATACACTAAACGCGCAGAACAAAACGGTGAGGAAAATATAAATCTGAGAAACAGCATCAG GAGCTTGAGAGGAAGACATCAGCTTGTAGCAGCCAGTCCACCGGATATGCCGCCTATacctaaaaatgaattactcCAAGCTTACGTTGAACGTCATCGTGATTCTGATTATGGGTTTCAAcatgaatttgaattattacccGACAGATTTACCGATCGTACTACTCGAGGTTCTGAGGCTCGTGAAAATCTTTACAAAAATCGGTACCCGGATATCAAATCTTACGACCAAACTCGGGTGCGACTGTCGTTAATTGATGGCATTATTGGCTCGGATTACATAAATGCAAACTTTGTTCTTGGTTataaagagagaaaaaaatttatttgcgcACAAGGGCCTATGGATAATACTGTTTGTGATTATTGGAGAATGATTTGGGAGCAGCATCTTGAGTTGATATTAATGTTGACAAATCTTGAAGAGTATTCTAAAACAAAATGTGCTAAATATTGGCCAGATAAAGATGAAACTAAAAACTTTGGTGATATTACCGTTGAACATGTGAGACAAAGACCATTTTCAGATTACGTTGTACGTGAGTTAAAAATGACTAAAGTCGGCGAACGTGATTCTAGAACAATTGTCCAGTATCACTTTTTAGTTTGGAAAGATTTCATGGCACCTGAACATCCCCATGCtattcttaaatttataaaacgtaTTAATGAAGCCTATTCGCTGGAAAAAGGGCCTATACTTGTTCACTGTAGTGCTGGTGTAGGCAGAACTGGTACACTTGTTGCTCTAGATTCTTTACTTCAACAACTTGCTGATGAAGGTCAAGTTTCTATTTTCAATACTGTTTGTGATCTTCGGCATCAACGTAATTTTTTGGTACAATCTTTGaagcaatatatatttatttatcgttcTTTAATGGAAATGGCGACTTATGGTGATACGGAAATTCCACTGGGACAATTAAAAGCGACTGTGGAAAAATTAAGACAGAAAGAAAATGGAAAAGACAAGTCTCGAATGGAAGAGGAGTATGAT GATCTTGTAACACAAACGCAAAAAATAAGTTCTGTTTTAGAAGAACGTAAATCATTTTCAGTTGGCAGTGGTGAcgaaaatagaattaaaaatagaagTGAATTAGTTATACCTTATGACCGTAATCGCGTCATATTAACTCCTATACCAGGGCGTGAACACTCAACATATATTAATGCGTCATTTATTGAAGgatatgataattttgaatcgtttattaTAACCCAAGATCCCCTGGAGTCAACAATTGCCGACTTTTGGCGGATGATTTCCGAACAATGTATTTCAACGATTGTAATGTTGTCTGac ttaaatgaAGGAGCAAGAAAATGTCCGAGATATTGGCCAGAAGACGAGGCTGTGTATGAACACATAAGAGTGTCTTACATTCAGAGTGAAAGTTGTCCGTACTACACTCGGCGTGAGCTTTGTGTAGCAAATACTAAAACTGATGAGACAACAGTAGTAACGCAATATCAGTATCACGGTTGGCCGACGGTTGAAGGTGAAGTACCGGAAGTAACTCGTGGGCTTATTGAACTTGTTGATCAAACAACTTCAACAGATGTTGAAACAACAGTACCAATTGTCGTCCATTGTAGTTTTGGTTCGGATAGAAGTTCGATGTTTGTTGCTCTTAGTATATTAGTACAACAATTAAAAACAGAAAAACGTGTTGATGTTTTTACGACAACGAAAAAACTCAGGTCACAGAGACATGGCATGATTAGCAGCTAT gcGCAGTATGATTTTCTTCACAGAGCAATTATGAATTACGCAGATCTACATAATTTAACTGAAGATTTATCTAATTCATAA
- the LOC130677508 gene encoding tyrosine-protein phosphatase 69D-like isoform X1: protein MLRIRVSMASVSVFLFLCYVIRIVSTNELNETTTKITEVVETQNVPFASIEIEASQQLDGIEAGSTPSFICKLSEPSHIWWTFSDKNVTTINESDYRARFDLKIASRKDSGNYTCKAKTYGGELLEKTISIRVVEPGKTEATQDIWVNATAPVILTCHIYGFPLRNFTWIKGNNSESIEDLKEQTHVTKVNETYYVSMLNFTRVYRNDNGTYSCLAYDFNSLVVGLRNLFVVDVPQVNIDFIKAVGADKIYLNWTVNDGNKPILHYNVKFRNNVTNDIVYYRERIDGINKSYVLKGFDKATTYQISIEATNEVGVSQVYTDQRLITTLTEDPVFVPTGIVKGITEGSITLGWTPPPPALKEHVHYYNLMIIHENEKKEAVHHAQSGFKEHAFTDLRPATTYQFKIAACSYYTQQCGNWSAEINGTTMDGVCSAPQNFTVSCHYDKLTRTSFVSLTWAPPAILNGVITRYQLDLSGISHYRDDRSRYQIDRWGPFSHNTRENDHSWEFRSVPSNTNYTARIYGVTRVKTPGKEAIGNCTMPGTIPDRDDLNARSWRKIENEGRHLFKINLPRISERNGPICCYRVFLVKLAPYKTWADLPPPEELEINSYHYAHMSPAGGAYVAEMFDTDHLISEIFLGDGHTNYNGSSACNNCIGLRPKPSPSLRLIPEVPILINITSLPATTTTTTTMTTSTTTSTTPATTTTTTTITTTTTAKAETTTTLTQTTLSTNSNLNLNTITNQLESLTTVATRRKRDNSVGDNMLIENTQDSGQYFPIDGFLDEQSNYTAFIEVTVYGGQDGQVIPAYSGYLNTLFGGLEPRAMVTEQGGPLGVILQVSVALILIVIILLVALCALHRYTKRAEQNGEENINLRNSIRHLCRSLRGRHQLVAASPPDMPPIPKNELLQAYVERHRDSDYGFQHEFELLPDRFTDRTTRGSEARENLYKNRYPDIKSYDQTRVRLSLIDGIIGSDYINANFVLGYKERKKFICAQGPMDNTVCDYWRMIWEQHLELILMLTNLEEYSKTKCAKYWPDKDETKNFGDITVEHVRQRPFSDYVVRELKMTKVGERDSRTIVQYHFLVWKDFMAPEHPHAILKFIKRINEAYSLEKGPILVHCSAGVGRTGTLVALDSLLQQLADEGQVSIFNTVCDLRHQRNFLVQSLKQYIFIYRSLMEMATYGDTEIPLGQLKATVEKLRQKENGKDKSRMEEEYDDLVTQTQKISSVLEERKSFSVGSGDENRIKNRSELVIPYDRNRVILTPIPGREHSTYINASFIEGYDNFESFIITQDPLESTIADFWRMISEQCISTIVMLSDLNEGARKCPRYWPEDEAVYEHIRVSYIQSESCPYYTRRELCVANTKTDETTVVTQYQYHGWPTVEGEVPEVTRGLIELVDQTTSTDVETTVPIVVHCSFGSDRSSMFVALSILVQQLKTEKRVDVFTTTKKLRSQRHGMISSYAQYDFLHRAIMNYADLHNLTEDLSNS from the exons ATGTTACGGATTCGCGTGTCGATGGCGAGTGTTTCTGTGTTTTTATTCTTGTGTTATGTCATCAGAATTGTTTCCACAAATGAGCTCAATGAAACCA ccACTAAGATAACGGAAGTTGTTGAAACGCAAAATGTACCATTTGCTAGCATAGAAATAGAAGCATCACAACAATTGGACGGTATTGAAGCTGGTAGTACACCTTCTTTTATATGTAAACTTAGTGAACCTAGTCATATTTGGTGGACATTTAGTGATAAAAATGTTACGACAATTAATGAGTCTGACTACAGAGCGAGGTTTGATTTGAAAATTGCAAGTAGAAAAGATTCGGGTAATTATACTTGCAAAGCTAAGACTTATGGTGGGGAACTgttagaaaaaacaatttctatCAGAGTTGTAG aaccCGGTAAAACTGAAGCAACTCAGGATATTTGGGTAAATGCAACAGCCCCAGTAATTTTAACCTGTCATATTTATGGTTTTCCTCTCCGTAATTTCACTTGGATAAAAGGAAATAATTCCGAGAGTATCGAAGATCTGAAGGAGCAGACACACGTGACGAAAGTCAATGAAACTTATTATGTTTCGATGTTAAATTTTACACGCGTGTACAGAAATGACAACGGAACGTACTCGTGTTTGGCTTACGATTTTAATAGTTTAGTAGTAGGTCTGAGAAATCTTTTTGTCGTTGACGTGCCTCAAGTAAACATTGACTTTATAAAAGCTGTTGGTGCTGATAAAATATACCTTAATTGGACAGTTAATGATGGCAATAAGCCGATATTACACTACAATGTTAAGTTTAGAAATAATGTAACAAATGATATTGTTTATTATCGTGAAAGAATTGACGGTATTAATAAGAGTTATGTACTTAAAGGTTTTGATAAAGCAACGACTTATCAAATAAGTATTGAAGCTACTAATGAAGTAGGTGTATCTCAAGTCTATACTGACCAACGATTGATAACGACCTTGACAGAGGATCCAGTGTTCGTACCCACAGGTATTGTCAAAGGTATCACTGAAGGCTCAATAACCCTGGGTTGGACTCCACCTCCACCGGCGCTAAAAGAACACGTCCATTATTACAATCTCATGATTATTCATGagaacgaaaaaaaagaagCTGTACATCACGCGCAGTCGGGATTTAAAGAACATGCGTTCACAGATCTCAGACCAGCAACAACATATCAATTCAAAATAGCGGCTTGCAGTTATTACACTCAGCAATGTGGTAATTGGAGCGCCGAAATAAATGGGACTACTATGGATGGTGTTTGCAGTGCGCCGCAAAATTTTACAGTATCCTGTCACTATGACAAATTAACCCGTACAAGTTTTGTCTCGTTAACTTGGGCTCCACCGGCTATTTTAAATGGAGTTATCACACGTTATCAGTTAGATTTGTCGGGGATTTCACACTATCGTGATGATCGTTCAAGATATCAGATAGATCGTTGGGGTCCATTTAGTCACAACACCCGAGAGAATGATCATAGCTGGGAATTTCGAAGTGTACCGTCTAATACAAATTATACTGCGCGTATTTATGGAGTGACTAGAGTTAAAACACCGGGTAAAGAAGCTATTGGTAACTGTACGATGCCAGGAACGATACCAGACCGTGATGATTTGAATGCACGAAGTTGgcgtaaaattgaaaatgaagGGAGAcatttatttaagataaatcTTCCTCGTATATCTGAAAGAAACGGCCCAATTTGTTGTTACCGTGTATTTTTAGTAAAACTCGCGCCTTATAAAACTTGGGCAGATCTTCCGCCGCCAGAAGAACTGGAAATAAATTCATATCATTATGCTCACATGTCCCCGGCGGGGGGTGCGTACGTTGCCGAGATGTTCGACACTGACCATTTGATAtcggaaatttttcttggtgACGGTCATACTAATTATAATGGAAGCTCTGCTTGCAATAATTGTATTGGATTACGTCCCAAACCTTCGCCATCATTACGTCTTATTCCTGAAGTGCcaatacttataaatataaccaGTTTGCCTGCAACTACTACCACCACAACGACCATGACTACTTCTACGACGACTTCTACGACACCAGCaacgacaacaacaacaactacGATCACCACTACTACAACTGCTAAAGCTGAGACGACAACTACATTAACTCAGACAACTCTATcaacaaatagtaatttaaatttaaatacaattacaAATCAATTGGAAAGTTTAACGACAGTTGCTACTAGACGTAAACGTGATAATTCTGTTGGTGATAATATGCTAATTGAAAATACTCAAGATTCTGGACAATATTTTCCGATTGATGGTTTTCTTGATGAACAGTCAAATTATACGGCGTTTATTGAAGTGACTG ttTACGGTGGCCAAGACGGGCAAGTAATACCAGCGTACAGTggatatttaaatacattattCGGAGGCTTAGAACCTCGTGCTATGGTAACTGAACAGGGAGGTCCACTTGGAGTAATACTTCAAGTATCCGTTGCACTGATACTTATTGTTATAATTCTCCTAGTCGCGCTGTGTGCCCTTCACAGATACACTAAACGCGCAGAACAAAACGGTGAGGAAAATATAAATCTGAGAAACAGCATCAG GCATCTCTGCAGGAGCTTGAGAGGAAGACATCAGCTTGTAGCAGCCAGTCCACCGGATATGCCGCCTATacctaaaaatgaattactcCAAGCTTACGTTGAACGTCATCGTGATTCTGATTATGGGTTTCAAcatgaatttgaattattacccGACAGATTTACCGATCGTACTACTCGAGGTTCTGAGGCTCGTGAAAATCTTTACAAAAATCGGTACCCGGATATCAAATCTTACGACCAAACTCGGGTGCGACTGTCGTTAATTGATGGCATTATTGGCTCGGATTACATAAATGCAAACTTTGTTCTTGGTTataaagagagaaaaaaatttatttgcgcACAAGGGCCTATGGATAATACTGTTTGTGATTATTGGAGAATGATTTGGGAGCAGCATCTTGAGTTGATATTAATGTTGACAAATCTTGAAGAGTATTCTAAAACAAAATGTGCTAAATATTGGCCAGATAAAGATGAAACTAAAAACTTTGGTGATATTACCGTTGAACATGTGAGACAAAGACCATTTTCAGATTACGTTGTACGTGAGTTAAAAATGACTAAAGTCGGCGAACGTGATTCTAGAACAATTGTCCAGTATCACTTTTTAGTTTGGAAAGATTTCATGGCACCTGAACATCCCCATGCtattcttaaatttataaaacgtaTTAATGAAGCCTATTCGCTGGAAAAAGGGCCTATACTTGTTCACTGTAGTGCTGGTGTAGGCAGAACTGGTACACTTGTTGCTCTAGATTCTTTACTTCAACAACTTGCTGATGAAGGTCAAGTTTCTATTTTCAATACTGTTTGTGATCTTCGGCATCAACGTAATTTTTTGGTACAATCTTTGaagcaatatatatttatttatcgttcTTTAATGGAAATGGCGACTTATGGTGATACGGAAATTCCACTGGGACAATTAAAAGCGACTGTGGAAAAATTAAGACAGAAAGAAAATGGAAAAGACAAGTCTCGAATGGAAGAGGAGTATGAT GATCTTGTAACACAAACGCAAAAAATAAGTTCTGTTTTAGAAGAACGTAAATCATTTTCAGTTGGCAGTGGTGAcgaaaatagaattaaaaatagaagTGAATTAGTTATACCTTATGACCGTAATCGCGTCATATTAACTCCTATACCAGGGCGTGAACACTCAACATATATTAATGCGTCATTTATTGAAGgatatgataattttgaatcgtttattaTAACCCAAGATCCCCTGGAGTCAACAATTGCCGACTTTTGGCGGATGATTTCCGAACAATGTATTTCAACGATTGTAATGTTGTCTGac ttaaatgaAGGAGCAAGAAAATGTCCGAGATATTGGCCAGAAGACGAGGCTGTGTATGAACACATAAGAGTGTCTTACATTCAGAGTGAAAGTTGTCCGTACTACACTCGGCGTGAGCTTTGTGTAGCAAATACTAAAACTGATGAGACAACAGTAGTAACGCAATATCAGTATCACGGTTGGCCGACGGTTGAAGGTGAAGTACCGGAAGTAACTCGTGGGCTTATTGAACTTGTTGATCAAACAACTTCAACAGATGTTGAAACAACAGTACCAATTGTCGTCCATTGTAGTTTTGGTTCGGATAGAAGTTCGATGTTTGTTGCTCTTAGTATATTAGTACAACAATTAAAAACAGAAAAACGTGTTGATGTTTTTACGACAACGAAAAAACTCAGGTCACAGAGACATGGCATGATTAGCAGCTAT gcGCAGTATGATTTTCTTCACAGAGCAATTATGAATTACGCAGATCTACATAATTTAACTGAAGATTTATCTAATTCATAA